Proteins found in one Neurospora crassa OR74A linkage group II, whole genome shotgun sequence genomic segment:
- a CDS encoding TOL: protein MDLTGVTVESSRSAETSPPSSAPPEVNKPNSQSPRPSALPPYFSSYEVYIEHCVAKVGREEIAETAFDRLCASCTAAFKKIHESPVDDMGLIKAPFCSVSEFLRSAAEANCHVCHWLMADILRRRESTPTSFDAQSLESGVDWLERGDAALTLEKWFRSLCINVVKDDGTQGNLTWVEIEDEDEDYSRVRGLPTALTTTGDASWIQALKWIENCRSHPLCGPVQIANAQDKWPARLVAVGSVGDPQVRICETSRLGFVEKSYMTLSHCWGKNGVPTRLMEENYARTNPFGPITFGGSIKLRSPVLRANITAFSDKSDEYFLKSGDDCNLDALELKYIRLNFRRAGYFYIDSFGWNKESLFKDIESWFAEKVGDSLEKRMDYLEKDPYVNGPPLNTDLENRYLAESGRDLLPEISRFLKAIARVAKHNKANGTPDPVLGFGEGNGYYTYEIV, encoded by the exons ATGGACTTGACGGGCGTAACTGTCGAATCGTCCCGCTCGGCGGAGACAAGCCCTCCCTCCTCTGCTCCTCCGGAAGTCAACAAGCCGAACTCACAATCACCACGCCCTTCAGCTTTGCCACCATACTTCAGCTCGTATGAGGTCTACATCGAACATTGCGTAGCTAAAGTCGGACGAGAAGAGATAGCCGAAACGGCATTTGACCGCCTGTGCGCGAGCTGTACGGCGGCGTTCAAGAAGATCCACGAATCACCTGTTGACGATATGGGTCTGATAAAAGCTCCCTTTTGCAGCGTCAGCGAATTTCTCAGATCAGCTGCTGAAGCAAACTGCCATGTTTGTCATTGGCTCATGGCTGATATTCTGAGAAGACGTGAAAGTACGCCAACTTCATTCGATGCTCAGAGCCTAGAATCAGGTGTCGACTGGCTGGAACGGGGAGATGCAGCATTGACACTCGAGAAATGGTTCAGATCCCTGTGCATCAATGTTGTGAAAGATGATGGCACACAAGGGAACCTTACTTGGGTTGAGAtcgaggacgaagatgaggactATAGTAGAG TCCGTGGTCTCCCTACTGCGCTCACCACAACAGGCGATGCAAGCTGGATTCAAGCGCTCAAATGGATCGAAAATTGTCGCTCGCACCCCCTCTGTGGTCCGGTCCAGATCGCAAATGCTCAGGATAAATGGCCTGCCCGGCTGGTCGCTGTGGGAAGCGTCGGAGATCCACAAGTCAGGATATGCGAAACGAGTCGACTAGGTTTTGTGGAAAAATCCTACATGACTCTCAGTCACTGCTGGGGAAAGAACGGAGTTCCCACTCGGCTAATGGAAGAGAACTATGCTAG GACAAATCCCTTCGGCCCTATTACGTTTGGGGGAAGCATCAAGCTCCGGAGTCCAGTGCTACGAGCTAATATCACTGCTTTCTCTGACAAATCCGATGAGTACTTCCTGAAATCCGGGGACGACTGCAACTTGGATGCACTTGAACTCAAATATATTCGCCTAAAC TTTCGAAGGGCTGGGTACTTTTACATCGACAGCTTTGGATGGAATAAAGAGAGCTTATTCAAAGACATTGAATCATGGTTTGCTGAAAAGGTCGGGGATAGCCTAGAAAAGCGAATGGATTACTTGGAGAAAGACCCATATGTTAACGGCCCTCCGTTGAATACTGATCTGGAGAATCGTTATCTCGCAGAGTCCGGTAGGGACCTTCTCCCTGAAATTTCGAGATTTCTCAAGGCTATTGCCCGGGTTGCCAAGCACAACAAGGCAAACGGGACTCCCGATCCTGTGCTTGGATTTGGCGAAGGGAATGGGTATTATACATACGAAATTGTGTGA